A window of the Butyricimonas virosa genome harbors these coding sequences:
- a CDS encoding glycosyltransferase produces the protein MKKICVIIPCYNEAQRLELEVFREFVGREERFDFCFVNDGSQDNTSEVLRRAVELEPGRFLLVDNTDNRGKAEAVRSGMLYVSSLNRYNIVGYLDADLATPLEDLYLLAEVMDRKPGVCMTMGARLKRLGANVQRKAYRHYLGRGFATLVSMLYQLPVYDSQCGAKLLKSELIPVGFSEEFRSSWLFDVELILRIREKYADYDRIIHEVPLNTWVEKGDSRIKFKHLLKMPKELFNIYCRYMGRE, from the coding sequence ATGAAAAAGATATGTGTCATCATCCCGTGTTATAACGAGGCGCAACGTTTGGAGTTGGAGGTCTTCCGGGAATTCGTGGGTAGAGAAGAACGTTTTGATTTTTGTTTCGTGAACGATGGTAGTCAGGATAATACATCCGAGGTTTTACGGCGGGCCGTGGAGTTGGAACCGGGGCGTTTCTTGCTGGTAGACAACACGGACAACCGGGGAAAGGCGGAGGCCGTCAGGAGTGGGATGTTGTATGTCAGTTCCTTGAATCGTTACAATATCGTGGGGTATCTGGATGCCGATTTGGCCACGCCATTGGAGGACCTGTATTTGCTGGCAGAGGTGATGGACAGGAAACCGGGAGTGTGCATGACGATGGGGGCCCGTCTGAAACGCTTGGGGGCCAACGTGCAAAGGAAAGCGTATCGCCATTATTTGGGGCGGGGCTTTGCGACGTTAGTTTCGATGTTATATCAACTTCCCGTGTACGATTCTCAATGTGGGGCTAAGCTTTTGAAAAGTGAGTTAATACCTGTTGGATTTAGCGAGGAATTTCGTTCCAGTTGGCTTTTCGACGTGGAACTAATCTTACGAATCCGGGAAAAATACGCTGATTATGACCGGATTATTCATGAAGTTCCCTTGAATACATGGGTGGAGAAGGGGGATAGCCGTATCAAGTTCAAGCATTTACTGAAGATGCCCAAGGAATTGTTTAACATTTATTGTCGTTACATGGGACGTGAATAA
- a CDS encoding GNAT family N-acetyltransferase, which produces MNYKVTHYPTRQRFEIELENMKAYAEYRLTDNSLDIIHTFVPPALEGRGIASALTEAAYDYAKANHLKPEGTCSYAAVWLKRHPEYLQ; this is translated from the coding sequence ATGAATTACAAAGTGACACATTACCCCACCCGGCAACGTTTCGAAATCGAGCTGGAAAACATGAAGGCTTACGCAGAATACAGGTTAACGGACAATAGTCTCGACATCATTCACACGTTCGTTCCCCCGGCTTTAGAAGGGAGAGGAATCGCTAGCGCACTCACGGAAGCCGCTTATGACTACGCGAAAGCCAATCACCTCAAACCGGAAGGCACTTGCTCGTATGCGGCCGTGTGGTTGAAACGACATCCGGAATATTTACAATAG
- a CDS encoding formamidopyrimidine-DNA glycosylase, translated as MIEAPEALCLSEQLNGVIKGKVVMDVIPCYTSHKFAFFNGDPEKYPGMLLGKMVDGACAYGGMVQINVRDAKVVFSDGVNLRYYEPEAKLPNKHQLLIGFEDQSCIIVSVRMYGAVWCFVGDSFEGGLMSYYGGAKNKPQVLSDAFDKAYFMSLINDEGVQKKSAKAFLATDQMIPGLGNGVLQDILYLARVHPKTKIAVLSQAKREELFGCVKKVLREIYRLGGRCSEKDLFDQKGGYVPYLSKDTVGSHCVYCGDYILKENYLGGSIYYCNTCQQEER; from the coding sequence ATGATAGAGGCACCTGAAGCGCTTTGTTTGTCGGAACAGTTGAACGGGGTTATCAAAGGAAAGGTCGTGATGGATGTTATACCTTGCTACACCTCGCATAAATTTGCCTTTTTCAACGGGGACCCGGAAAAATACCCGGGGATGTTACTCGGTAAAATGGTGGATGGGGCTTGTGCTTACGGGGGAATGGTGCAAATAAACGTGAGGGATGCCAAGGTGGTGTTTAGCGACGGGGTAAACCTCCGTTATTACGAACCCGAGGCGAAGTTACCGAACAAACACCAGTTACTGATCGGGTTTGAAGATCAGAGTTGCATTATCGTTTCCGTGAGGATGTATGGTGCCGTGTGGTGTTTCGTGGGGGATTCTTTCGAAGGTGGTTTGATGTCATATTACGGAGGGGCAAAAAATAAACCGCAGGTGTTGTCGGATGCTTTTGACAAGGCGTATTTCATGTCCTTGATTAATGACGAAGGGGTACAGAAAAAGAGTGCCAAGGCGTTTCTTGCCACGGATCAGATGATTCCCGGTTTGGGAAATGGCGTGTTGCAAGATATTCTGTATCTGGCTCGGGTACATCCGAAGACGAAGATTGCGGTTCTTTCGCAGGCGAAAAGGGAAGAGCTTTTCGGGTGTGTGAAGAAGGTTTTGCGGGAGATATACCGACTGGGAGGACGTTGTTCCGAGAAGGATTTGTTTGATCAAAAAGGGGGGTACGTTCCTTACTTGTCTAAGGATACAGTGGGGAGCCATTGTGTGTACTGCGGGGATTATATATTAAAAGAGAATTATTTGGGGGGTAGTATTTACTATTGCAACACTTGTCAGCAAGAAGAAAGATAG